The following nucleotide sequence is from Syntrophales bacterium.
GGTAAAGGTTTCGAAGCGTTTCTCGCTGCTTCTTATCGAGGATATCCGGCAGATTTGATTTGGTGAGATTTTTATATAGGAGACCAGCCACCCCTTCGTCAAAGGCCGTGCCGATCAGATGGTCCACGTCCATGCACCTGAGCATGAGGCGCTGCAATTTTTGCTGTTGATATGAGTCAGGATATAACTCGGCTGAACAGGCCAGTATTTTCTGTTCAAGAGAAATCATTCAATGATGCCTCACCCCGTCTGATGCATGCACCCGGTTGAGGGAGAGATGCCTCATCCACAAAGAGGCGAAAGGGCCGCCGGATAAACCACTCGTTCTTGCCCGGCAGCAGGCGCCCGATCACATGTCCGGCCATGAGAAGCTGAAACTCCACTCCGTCGGAACGGTTAAAAGAAAGAACCCGCATACGCATTCCATCCGGCAACCATCGCCTGAACAGTCCCGCTTTAGCCAAACGATGATAGGCAGGATTCAGAAAGGAAGATATCACCGAATCGATGTTGCAGAAAAATCTGACTGCGGACGCATATAACAGGCCCCTTGTTCCACCATATATTGCCAGAAGCCGATTCCCCCTTCGCGCGCGGACTACACGCCCGACAATACGATCAGGGCTTAGTGACCAAGGGTCGGCATCGTTGTTATTGTCGCCCCGTGTTATTAACCCATGGTCGGAGATGGAAATAACCCTGTGAGCAACCATGTCGTTGCTGCCCGGTGGGGAAAATACGATGACATCTCCACGTCGAATCTGATCACCTTCGCCCGGCGATACATGCATTATGTCGGACGCCTTTAAAACAGGGTACATGCTTGAGCCGGTGTAAACCATCTTTTTGGGGGCATATCCGGTCATGTCAGAGAACCTTTTCCATCTCGTCCCAGAAACAACCATTAAGGCTGTTTCGGAGAATATAAGCTGGAATGGCCCTGGCCATATCACTCGCGTTATCAAAGATTTTCTTCTTTATGTCTGTCTTTTCTTTCATATCCATGTGCCACCAGACTGGATTAATTGCCTCCGTGCAGGAATCATTAATACGCACAGCCGCCTGTCCCCGGCCTATGGGAACAACTTTATCGGAGGCGGCCTGTTCTATAAAAAAAATCGCGGCAAGGGGGACATGATATTGGATATTCCAGTTCTGTTCTGATTCCCGCCAGAGGTGATCGCTCCAGGTGGGGACGGGGTGAGCCAGGTATCTGTTTTGATCATCCAGCACGACAAGGGACTGATCGTCACTCAAGACATGCCGGTCAGGAGGAAGGCGGCGAGACAGGGTGGATTTTCCGGCGCCTCCCTGACCGGCAAGCAACACCCCTTTTCCGTTTCGCTCTACGAGGGCCCCATGCAGAATAAGCCCCCCCGAGTCAAACGATCTCAAGTATATGC
It contains:
- a CDS encoding signal peptidase I, with the translated sequence MTGYAPKKMVYTGSSMYPVLKASDIMHVSPGEGDQIRRGDVIVFSPPGSNDMVAHRVISISDHGLITRGDNNNDADPWSLSPDRIVGRVVRARRGNRLLAIYGGTRGLLYASAVRFFCNIDSVISSFLNPAYHRLAKAGLFRRWLPDGMRMRVLSFNRSDGVEFQLLMAGHVIGRLLPGKNEWFIRRPFRLFVDEASLPQPGACIRRGEASLNDFS
- the scmC gene encoding SynChlorMet cassette protein ScmC, with the protein product MKGKTSNTGFALKLGNGICWSFIATPDTRLWVEKFATIIGLDPDDRDMSCSSIRMFFVRGHWKKDECVELNPLIFSKIKTDLPTGGWSGVDFGALRLWTHNELPDIVCEISHARSHRVDIVKMWTALYGIYLRSFDSGGLILHGALVERNGKGVLLAGQGGAGKSTLSRRLPPDRHVLSDDQSLVVLDDQNRYLAHPVPTWSDHLWRESEQNWNIQYHVPLAAIFFIEQAASDKVVPIGRGQAAVRINDSCTEAINPVWWHMDMKEKTDIKKKIFDNASDMARAIPAYILRNSLNGCFWDEMEKVL